CCCTCCGGCCCATTGTAATCATATCCGCAAGCGCTCAGGAACGTTCCGTAACTGGCCATGGCACGGGCATAATGGTCGGAACACTCAATCTCGTTGTAAGGATTGCGCTTCTCCGCAGAATAACGGTCATGGATGGCCCGCGTTACAGCCAATGCCTCCTTCACCATGCCCGCGCGCATCATGTGAGAGGCAAGTTGATGCTCGAATCCGGACATGCACTCGTTGAGATAGCCGTGAGTCCAGCTGCTGCCCTTATACGGATCGGATTCATTCAAGGCATTCGTACACATCAGAGTCCCCCCCTCCCCTTCAACGTAATAGGGACGTCCCAAAGGCCGGACATGTTTGAGATACTCCGTCAGATCGGGTGAAAAATTATTGTCCCAGATGGATCGGAGAGCCTTTTTCTGCCTGTCGGGGGAAATGAGTTCGCCCAATCCGCACTGATAAGCCATGCTTTGTCCGAACAACTGGTCGATGAAACTCCCATTATATGTGCCAAACACGTTCGGATGAGCTTCATCCTTCTTCTGGATGAACCATTTCCCATTGAAGAGACGCGCCTCTACAGCTTTGCGGCCTTTCTCCCGGCGATCCCGGCACAGCTTGGCAAACTCTCCGTCTCCCACGGCAAGAGCCATTTCCTCGCCAGCCTTGAACGCCCCAAGAGCTTCAATACTCGTCCAGGCGATTTCGCCATACCAAGCGGCATCCAACGTATTTTCCTGAGCCCCGTCAAGAATCCCGTCCCCATCGCGGTCATGATCCAAGACATACTGGACAGCCTTTTTCGCACGAGGCCAAACCTTGTTGAGGAAGGAATCGTCAGCGCTCATCGTGTGTTCCCTCCAAATCCCCATAATCCGTCCGCATTGTCCGTCAATGGCAGGTTGCCGGTTATGCTCGGCCCGCATGCCGATCCCCCCCGTCTCGGGATGGAATCCTATACCCAGATCCACCCGGTCGCGCGTCACGCGTTCGATGTCCGGGAACAGACGGGCGGGAGCCTGGGCGTACTGCCAGACGTGAGTACATGTACCTTCACAAGCGCCTACTCCCTCCCAGGCATAAAACCGTCCATTCGTCAAGCGGTGACTGGTCGTAGTCGCCAACGTCGACGTATTGGCAAAAGTCCTGTCAAGGAACCAGAACGGCAGAGAGGAATCATACCACGTATCCCTCCAAAGCTTCGTCCCGCCAACCAGGCTCTTCCAATGATCAGCCACATAGGATGCCACATCGTTCGCATTGGAGAAACGCGCGGCATAGTGCCGCCGTCCCTTCTTGCCATCGGTATCGGGACGTCCCGTATCACCCATCGTATTCAGATAGATATTGGGGAAATACCAGGCCAGGATAAAGTCAACCTGCACGGATTCCCCGGCAGGAATGGAAAAATCCCGGGTCAATCCCCCCAACGGCTTATCCTTGTCGAAACGGACATTCCCCACGGATGGCTGCGAACCATCCATCCCGAACAGAGCTTGCTCCGTATTTCTCGCAGGAAGACTGGTCATAGCACGAGTACCTTTCCCGGGACTCGCCAAAGCAAAACAGAACGAACCGAAATCCGCTTCTTCTTTCAAGGGACGGGCAGGAGGAGCCGGAGAATCGGAAAAAACGATATGATCCACAATGATATTGCCCCAGCTTCCCTGTGCCCCATCATAAATTCGCAAACGGGCTTTCTTCCCGATGTAATCCTTCACGGGAAAAGCATCGGGGCGCAAACGGTTGGAATTATGCCCCGTTGCAGAGCATACGGCTTTGCCGTCAACCAGCAATTCGATTCCCGTCCCTCCTTCTTTCTCTCGGCCGGGTTTCCGGCCTCCAGCAATTGAAAATCTGATAAATTCCCGGTCAATCGTGAATTCCGGGCTCAGCAGGCTACCCGTATGGGAGTCTCCCGCCATAACGTCTCCTCCCGTTCGGACATTGTGAGAAACGGCAGCCCTCGAACCGTGCATCCCGATGTCTCCCATATACGGGGGGATACGGGCATTATCCAGTGGAGTTTTGTCAAAAGCCGTACCTTCGACCTTCCAGCCGGCATAATCCTCCCGCTCGAAATCTTCAAAGCTCACATCTTCCCTGCCGGGAACCGCTACCCATTCCCCCTCTTCCGCCGTCATCAGCACGTGAGGCATCCCCCCATTCGGATCCGCCTTGTTCACCCGCATGCCAAGACCGGTGCCGCTATTGCAGCAGACAGCGTTTTTAAGCCATCCGCCAATCGTCCCGTTCACAGTGCTATCCGTACAATTCCAAATCGTAAAACTCATCACGGTACATGGAAGGGAAGAATCGTCCGTATTCAAGGGGATGAAAGGAGAAAAGGCTTCCAAACGGACGGACACGGGGAAATTCTGATCCGAATAATCAACCGTACCAATGGGATATGTCCCCGTGAAAACCACTCTGTTCCATCCGTTCCTGTCCATAGTCCGGACATGGTCGCCCACCTTGATGGCAAATCCCTGCTCCATTTGTTCCTGACCGGAGAATTCATCGTCTCCGGACTTGGCGATCTTTTGCGATTCCTCCGGAAACCCTTTCCTGAACGGAGAAGGCTGGGCCGAATCAGGATGCACATAGCTGGCTCCATCGCGGGACCGTATCCTGGCGCCGTTCCAGACCAATGACCGAGGCATGACTCCCTGCCGGTTGTCATTGAATACATCCCAAAGCCACAGCTTGCCATCTCCACCCAAATAGACAGTCCCGCAAAACAGGCCTCCCACCGGCATGCCGACATGGGAAAGCCCCGGACCGGAACTCACGGTTGTCAACTGTCCGCGATCCGTCAGGGAAGCCACCCATTCCGGAGAAAGCTTCTTGTCAACCGGAACAACGGCTTCATTCGGATAAACGCCGGCAGCCTGGACGACAACCGTCCCCCATACGGCAATGGCATGAACAAACAGTTTTTTTCTGGTTAAAATGGCCGGGACAATCATAGTTCACGTGATAATTACAATATGATTACGGAGTGGAATGCTCTTTTATTTCATCACGCAGGCGTTTTTCTCCCTTTTCCGTCCAATAGGCGCAATCCAGTTTGAAAAACACAGAGGTATAAGGCAGTAACCCTTGGGTCTTGATAATGACGACATTGAAGACGGACGCCGCCTCATCCAATTGGGCAATGATGTCTTCATGCGGCAGGGAAACCGGACGGACGCCGGAAAGCATTTTTCGCAATCCTTCACGATAGGCATTAATTCCGGGAGCATCTTCTTCACGGACAAAATCGAGCTCGGTATCCGTATACACAAGGGGGCGGACGTGTTTCTGCACGGCCAGCATGTCCAGAACCGCTTTGACAACGGCAGGCTGTTCCCCGTCGACCACGATCGTCTTAATGCCGGGATTGCTCTGGAGAGGATAAGCGGCATCCGTCACCACAACCCAGTTGCGATGCCCCAGCAAAGGCATCATATTCTTCACTTGGGACAATCCGTCTTCCCGCCCTTCGGACGCTAAACAGGAACAGGCGAGAAGCAGAAAGGCCAGCAAGGAGACAATATTACGTTTCATCGGATCACTCCATTCGGTTGCAATCAGGAAAACATGTTGCGCGGATCCAGGTAGCGATCCACCTCTTCTTCCGTCAAAATACCTTTCTCCAGCACGATTTCACGAACACTCTTGGTAGAATGCAGGGCTTCCTTCGCCAGCTCCGTCGCCTGGGCATAACCAATGACGGGTAAAAGAGCCGTCACAATGCCAATACTGCGGTCCACATAGCTGCGGCACACATCGCGGTTAGCGGTAATTCCATCCACCGTCCGTTCCTTGAGAACAATGCAAGCCTGCCTCAAGTGATTGATGCTCTTGAAGAGAGACCAGACAATAACCGGCTCCATTACATTGAGTTGCAACTGTCCGGCCTCAGCGGCGATCGTAATGGTTACATCATTACCGATCACCTCGAAAGCCACTTGGTTGACGACCTCCGGCACGACGGGATTCACCTTCCCGGGCATAATGCTGCTGCCCGGCTGAAGAGGAGGCAGATTGATTTCCCCGAGTCCGGCACGTGGGCCGGAAGAAAGCAGGCGCAAATCGTTGCAAATCTTGCTAAGCTTGGTGGATGTCCTCTTCAAAACCCCGGATAGTTGGACAAGAGCCCCCGTATCCTGCGTCGCTTCAAACAGATTGCTGGCCGTCACAATCTCCAGCCCGGAAACCTCCTGCAACCGTTCCCGGACGCGTTCGCGGTAACCGGGCACTGTACTGATACCGGAACCGATAGCCGTCGCCCCCATGTTCACTTCCTTGAGCAAATTCTCCGCTTCCTCCAACCGCTGGATGTCTTCGCGCAGCGTACAGGCAAACGCCGAAAACTCTTGTCCCAGCGTCATCGGAACGGCATCCTGCAACTGGGTCCTCCCCATTTTGATCACATCGGCAAACTCCGCCCCCTTCGCCTCAAAAGAGCCCGCCAGTTTGTCTACAGCCAGCAGAAGGCGTTTCAGGGCAAACCGCAGCCCCAGCCGGAATGCCGTCGGGTACACGTCATTCGTACTCTGGCTCAGGTTAACATGATTGTTGGGGTGGATGAAAGCATAGTCGCCGCGCTCCCGTCCGCAAAGTTCCAACGCCCTGTTAGCGATCACTTCATTGGCATTCATGTTGCATGACGTGCCGGCGCCCCCCTGCATCATATCTACCACGAAATGATCATAGAACCTGCCGTCCAGCAATTCATCGCAAGCCTGGACAATGGCTCGGCTGCGTTCCTTGTCCAGCAGGCCGAGATCGGCATTCGTCAGGGCGCACGCCTTCTTCACCAAAGCCAGCCCGCGAATCAGGTTCGGATAGGAACTCAGAGGAATATCCGTAATCGGGAAATTTTCCACGCCGCGCATCGTCTGGATGCCGTACAAAGCGGAAGCAGGCACTTTGCGCTCACCGAGGAGATCCTTCTCCACCCGGAAAACATCCCCCGGTTTATTCCCGGCAGGAGCACCAAGAACCGGACGCAGCGATACGCTTCCGGCTATTGTCGTCCGCAGACGCTCCAACAGTTCGGGATGAGCCCTGCCCAACCGGTCAAGGTCGTCATGGTTCCACTCAAGGCACACGGAGCGCTCCATCACTTCTCCCGTTAACGAATGGGGGCTGCCCTTGTCATAGAGCATTCTCTCCCCGAGCAGGGAACCGGGTCCGACATCCAGCAGGGGATTCAGCTCATCCCCGATACCACGGGCCAAACGGACGCTCCCCGTTAACAGGACGTACAGGCGCGAAGGCGGCATCTTTTCATAAAACAAAAAGTCGCCCGGGACATAAACACTCTCCCGTCCATATTCCAACAGGACATCCAAATCGTCCGATGTAAAATCCTTTAACAGCGATGAACGCAACGAATGCGGAAACAGCTCTTCCTTCATTCTTGAGTTCCTACCACTTTCCGAAGGAAATCTCAACGAGAAACAACAAATTTCCGGGACTGCGTCAACTAGGACTGTGTCAGCTCTTTTTCCGGGGCAGGAGGAGGAGTCTGGAGAGGAGCAGGGATTTTCATCACAAGCTGGTTGTTTTCAAAGACAATCGGAGCCGGCATTTTATTCAACTCCGTCCATTCCCATGTCTTCTCCAGCACTTTCCAGAACGGGAAATAAGGAGATTTACGTTCCTGCCACAGCCTGGCCGGGGTCGGAACAAAAGGATAAATCTGGATAGGCACTGTCTTCTGCCCTTCCTTCAAGGCTTCCGCCACCATCGTATACACTTCCTCAATACCTTCATCCGTGATGGCGATACATCCCGCCGATACGTCGCTGCCGTGTACCATGATGTAGGAACCGGTGCGTCCCAGAGAACGGTCATACTCGTTCGGATAGCCGATATTGAAGGAAAGATGGTACTTGCTATTCGGATTGAGGGCAGCGGGAACAACCTCGTAAAAACCTTCCGGCACCTGGTTGTCCCCCTCCTTTTCCTTCGGTCCCAGATTGCCGGACATGGCAGCCACCGGATAACGCTTCACCAGAACAAACGAGCCGGAGCCCTTCGGCTGTACCCACAGTTCCAGAATCTTATCCTCCTTGATTGCTCGGAGAAAAACCGGACTGCCCACATGCATATTACCCGGTGCCAGATATTCGGACATCTTCGGCGACGTCCGGGCTTTGGCCTGTACGTCACGGGCCTTCGCAGAGTCATTGCATGCTTGGAAACACATCGTCGTCACAAGAACACCTACCCATATCATCCAGCTTAATCCTCCTCGTTTGGAAGCGCTCATGGCGACAGGAGAACCAAAATAGAGGTATGATTCAATCCTTTTCGGAGACTGTAGCGAAAATTAATGGTTCACGTCTCCGTTTCTTTGATGTAGACTCTTGCAGAACATTTCCAACCATCCGCCATGAGCGAACTCAACGATCGCCTTTTCGAAGAAATCCTCCAGGCCCGCCAACGCGTGTACGCCGTCGGTAAGCCCACCCCCCTCCAGAAACTGAATCTGAGAGGAATCGACGCCCCCGTCTATGTCAAGCGCGAGGATCTCGGCCCCATTAAGGCCTACAAATGGAGAGGCGCCTACAATTGCATGGCATCCCTGCCTGCGGACAAACTCGCCAAGGGTGTCGTCGCCGCCTCTGCCGGAAATCATGCCCAGGGTGTAGCGCTTGCGGCACGCGTACTCAACTGCAAGGCGCGCATCTACATGCCCCGCTCTACCCCGGAAGTTAAACAGGTGGAAGTCAAACGCCACGGCGGCGACCATGTCGAAATCGTCCTGCACGGCGACAGCTACGATGAAACCGCCAGTGCCGCCCACCAGTACGCCGAAAAACACGGTTGTTCATTCATCCACCCCTACGACGACATTAAAACCATGGGGGGCCAGGGAACGCTGGCCGACGAAGTCGTCATGAGCGGCCACGGTCCATTTGACCGCGCCTACGTCCAAATCGGAGGCGGCGGTCTTGCCGCAGCCGTAGCCTGCGGGCTGAAAAAATTCTGGCCGGACATCAAAATCATTGCCGTAGAAGGTATCGACCAGGCATCCATGAAAGCTTCCGTCGAACAAGGAGGACGTACGACTCTGTCCTACGTGGATGTCTTCTGCGACGGCACTGCCGTCCGCATCCCCGGTGAAGAAACTTTTGAAATCTGCAAAGAGCTCGTCGACGAATACGTCACCGTCACCAACAACGAAGTCTGCCACTCCATCCGTGCCATGTGGGAGGCCAACCGCGTCGTCCCCGAACCCTCCGGAGCCATGGGACTGGCCGGATTCCTCAAGCAATGGGACGAAGGCCTGGTTCGACCCGATGAAAAAAGCCTCGTCATCATTTCCGGCGCCAATATGGATTTCACCCACCTGGCACAAATCGCCCGCCAGGCCGGCATCGGCAACTACGAAACCCACTACCTGCGCATCCCCATGGCCGCCAAGAAGGGCCAGTTGCTCAAATACCTCCGCAACATGCCGGAATCGACCACCCTCGTCGACATGCAATACGGCAAAACCGCCGGGGATATCCAATACCCCGTTTTCGGAGTGTCCGTCTCCGACGAAGACCTGGACCTCATCCGTAAACGGCTTCAGGACAAGGATATCGGGTTCGAGGACATCAGTGCCGACGACGACGTCAATTTCCGCATTATCCACTATCAGACGGAACTCTTCGACAACCCGCTCTTTGTCAAAATCGAATTCCCCGAACGTTGCGGAGCCTTACTGGATTTCATGGAGCGCATTGTCGATATAGCCTCAGTTTGCTATTTCAACTACGCCTACTCCGGCGAACGCGTCGGACGTGCCCTCGTCGGTCTGGAATTCGATTCACCCGACATGCGGGAAGCATGTATGGACCGCATCGGGAAAATGCCCCGCAATGTCATTCGTGCCGTCCACAATGTCTCCGAGACAGCCAAGGAACGCATCATGGGCAACGAGAATCCCATCCACTTCAAAGGGCACTAATCAGTAGCGGCATGTCTCCTCTCCCACGCCTCATCCTCGCCTCGCAATCCCCGAGGCGTAAAGACCTTTTGGCGTCCACCGGACTCGATTTCGAGATCATCGTCCGACCGTCCGACGAAATCCAGGATTCTTCCATGGAACCGGAACGTCTCTGCCTGTACAACGCCGGCCTGAAAGCCGATGCCGTCGCCCGCGAATTCCCCGATGCTACCGTCATCGGGGCCGATACCCTCGTCTTCCTCGGCAACGAACCTCTCGGCAAACCCTGCGACAGGAATGATGCCGTCCGCATGCTTACAATGCTGTCCGGAAAATTTCACTGTGTCTGCACCGGTGTCTGCTTGCGTTCTCCATTGGGTCACATTGACTTGCCGGTCATCACAAAAGTGAAATTCCGGAAGCTCTCTCCATCAACTATCGACCGCTATCTGGAACTCGTACATGTCCTTGACAAAGCAGGGGCTTATGCCTTTCAAGAGCATGGAGACATGATCGCCGAGTCCATCGAAGGAGATGCCAATAATGTCATCGGCCTCCCCATTGATGCCCTGATGCGCCAACTGGCAGCCTGGGGATATTCCCGCTAGGAAGAATCTCTTGCATTCACGATTTGTTACAGAGGGGCTTGCCAAGCGGCCAGTTTTCTGCCATACACCTGCAGATTTAAACTTGTTCTTCAATGCCCAAAGACACCTCGATCCGCAAAATTCTCGTGATCGGCTCAGGTCCGATCGTCATTGGCCAAGGTTGCGAATTCGATTATTCGGGAACGCAAGCCTGTAAAGCCCTCAAAGAAGAGGGGTACGAGGTAGTCCTCATCAACTCCAATCCCGCCACCATCATGACGGATCCGGAGTTTGCCCCCAGAACGTACATCGAACCCATCACCCCCGAGTTTGTGGAAAAGGTGATCCTCCGGGAAAAACCGGATGCCCTGCTTCCTACCCTCGGCGGACAAACCGCCCTCAACTGCGCCATGGAACTCCACAGGAGCGGAGTCCTGGAACGCGAGGGCGTCCGCATGATCGGAGCCAACGCCGACGCTATCGACAAGGGCGAAGACCGCCTGAGATTCAAGGAAGCCATGATCAAAATAGGTCTGGACGTTCCCAAGTCCGGAGTCGCTCACAACATGGTGGAATCTCGCGACATCGCCGTTGAGATCGGTACCTTCCCGCTCATCATCCGCCCCGCCTTCACCCTTGGCGGCACAGGCGGCGGCATCGCTTACAACAAAACGGAATTCGAAGAAATCGCGGCACGGGGCCTTGATCTCTCACCGACAACGGAAATCCTGATTGAGGAATCCCTGCTCGGATGGAAGGAATTCGAAATGGAAGTCATGCGCGACCGTGCCGACAACTGCGTCGTTATCTGCTCTATTGAAAACCTCGACCCCATGGGCGTCCATACCGGCGACTCCATCACCGTCGCTCCCATCCAGACACTCACGGACCGCGAGTACCAAGTCATGCGCGACGCCTCTTTCGCCGTCATCCGCGAAATCGGTGTCGAAACGGGAGGATCCAACATCCAATTCGCCACCGATCCCAAAACGGGCCGCATGATCGTCATCGAAATGAACCCGCGCGTGTCCCGCTCATCGGCTCTTGCCTCGAAAGCCACCGGCTTCCCGATTGCCAAATTCGCCGCCAAACTCGCCGTCGGCTATACCCTCGACGAATTGCGCAACGACATCACCCGGGAAACCCCTGCCTCATTTGAACCCTCCATCGACTATGTCGTGACCAAAGTCCCGCGCTTTACCTTCGAGAAATTCAAGGATGCCGACCCGACTCTGACCACCTCCATGAAGTCCGTCGGCGAAGCCATGGCCATTGGCCGCACCTTCAAGGAATCCCTCCAGAAGGCGCTCCGTTCGCTGGAAACCGGACGCTGGGGATTCGGTTTCGACAGCAAAATGCCGAAAAATCCCTCCACCGACGAAATATCCCGCAAGCTGGCAGTTCCGAACGCCGAACGCATCTTCTGGCTCCAGACGGCTTTTGCCCACGGATTCACCGCCGAAGAAATCCACGACATCACCCAAATCGATCCCTGGTTCCTCGCCCAGCTCGAAGATTTGGCCATCTCCGGCGAACGCCTCTCCGACATCCCCCTCGAAAAAGCGAAGAAACTCGGATTCTCCGACCGCCAGATCGCCCTGGCCCGCGGAGAATCGGAAGACAGCGTCCGCGACGAACGCAAGAAGCGCGGCATTGTCCCGACTTACCGCCTCGTCGACACCTGCGCTGCCGAATTCGAAGCCTACACTCCGTACTACTATTCTTGCTATGGAGATGAAAACGAAGCCCGCCCGTCCGACAAGAAGAAAATCATGATCCTCGGCGGCGGTCCCAACCGTATCGGCCAGGGTATTGAGTTCGACTACTGCTGCGTCCATGCCTCCTTCGCCCTGAAGGAACTCGGCTACGAGACCATCATGGTCAACTCCAATCCCGAAACCGTCTCCACCGACTACGATACGTCCGACAAGCTCTACTTCGAGCCCCTGACTCTGGAAGACGTCCTCAACATCTGCGACCAGGAAAAACCCGATGGCGTCATCGTCCAATTCGGCGGACAGACCCCCCTGAACCTCGCCGCTGAACTGGAACGCCACGGCGTGCCTATTATCGGAACCAGCCCGAAGTCCATCGAGCTGGCAGAAGACCGCAAATACTTCTCAGCTCTGCTGGACAAGCTCGGTCTCAAGCAGGCTGATGCCGGGACGGCCACCTCTCCCGAGGAGGCCCTGGACGTTGCCAACCGCATCGGTTATCCCGTCCTAGTCCGCCCCTCTTTCGTCCTTGGCGGACGAGCCATGATGATCGTCTATGACGACGAAGAATTGACCCGTTACATGCGGGAAGCCGTCGACGCCTCTCCGGAACGCCCCATCCTTGTGGACCGCTTCCTCGAAAATGCCGTGGAAATCGACGTCGACGTTATCTCCGACGGCCAAATCTCCGTCGTCGGGGCTATCATGCAACACGTCGAACCTGCCGGAATCCACTCGGGAGACTCCGCCTGCATGATCCCAGCAGCCGGTATCTCCATGCGCATGCACAAGGAAATCATGCGCGCCGCGAAGGAACTTGCACGTGAACTGGAAGTGAAGGGCCTGATGAACATCCAGTTTGCCGTCAAGGAAGAACAGCTTTACATCATCGAAGTCAATCCCCGTGCTTCCCGCACGGTTCCTTTCGCCTCCAAAACGATTGGAAAACCCCTCGCCAAACTGGCAGCCAAGGTCATGGCCGGCAAGACTCTCGCCGAACTCGGGTTCACGAAGGAAATCATCCCGGACTATTACTCCATCAAGGAAGCCGTCTTCCCGTGGAACCGCTTCCCCGGCATCGACGTCGTCCTCGGCCCGGAAATGCACTCCACCGGCGAAGTCATGGGCATCGACCCGGATCCCGACATTGCTTTCGCCAAGTCGCAGATCAGCGCCTTCAATCCCCTTCCGGAAAAAGGCATGGTATTCATTTCCGTCAGTGACCGGGATAAAGAAAGCGTCGTCCCCCTGGCCCGGACGCTTGTGAAGCTCGGCTTCGAGCTCTGCGCCACGCGCGGCACAATGATCCACCTCCTCCAGCACGACATCGAGTGCGAACGCGCCTACAAAGTCAACGAAGGCAAACGCCCGAATATTGTAGACAAGATCAAGAATGGCGAAATCGCCTTCATCATCAACACGCCCGGCAATCATGACGCCCGTAAGGACGACGTCCTCATCCGCGCTTCGGCCGTCTCCACCAAGACGTCCTACTGCACGAATATGGCATCAGCCAAGGCATGCGTCGGAGCCATGGACGGCATCCGCAACAAAAGCGCGGACGTACAAACCCTCCAAGAATACCACGGGCTGGCCTGAACCAGTTCCAACATATCCCCTCAAGCAGACAGCCCGCTTCCGATCATTCGGGGCGGGCTGTTTCGTTACATGCCTCCATCAAGGGGAAATGTTTGGAGTAAAGCACCACAGCAATCCCAAGCCGGCAACGGGTACCACATTTTCGGGGATCCTGGAAAGGGAATTATTCCTCGTCCCAGAACAACTCGTCCAGCGTCTTGCCCAAGACATGACAGATAGAAAGGCAAAGATTCAGCGTCGGATTGTATTTGTCCAGCTCAATCAACCCAATCGTCTGCCGAACGACGCCGACTGCCGCGGCCAGTTCTTCCTGAGACATCCCCCGGGCGACTCTGGCCAGCTTCAGTCGCAGACCCCGCGATGGATGGACGGATTTATTTTCCTTCGTCATCTTTGTTCTCCAATGCCTGTTCGGCTCTTTTCTCCGCCTGAAGAATAGAGAATTTCATCCCATAATACCAACCTATGCCACACACCACTCCCAAAGCCATCCTGCAATACGCATTCCAGCCCCACTCGAA
This is a stretch of genomic DNA from Akkermansia sp. N21116. It encodes these proteins:
- the carB gene encoding carbamoyl-phosphate synthase large subunit — protein: MPKDTSIRKILVIGSGPIVIGQGCEFDYSGTQACKALKEEGYEVVLINSNPATIMTDPEFAPRTYIEPITPEFVEKVILREKPDALLPTLGGQTALNCAMELHRSGVLEREGVRMIGANADAIDKGEDRLRFKEAMIKIGLDVPKSGVAHNMVESRDIAVEIGTFPLIIRPAFTLGGTGGGIAYNKTEFEEIAARGLDLSPTTEILIEESLLGWKEFEMEVMRDRADNCVVICSIENLDPMGVHTGDSITVAPIQTLTDREYQVMRDASFAVIREIGVETGGSNIQFATDPKTGRMIVIEMNPRVSRSSALASKATGFPIAKFAAKLAVGYTLDELRNDITRETPASFEPSIDYVVTKVPRFTFEKFKDADPTLTTSMKSVGEAMAIGRTFKESLQKALRSLETGRWGFGFDSKMPKNPSTDEISRKLAVPNAERIFWLQTAFAHGFTAEEIHDITQIDPWFLAQLEDLAISGERLSDIPLEKAKKLGFSDRQIALARGESEDSVRDERKKRGIVPTYRLVDTCAAEFEAYTPYYYSCYGDENEARPSDKKKIMILGGGPNRIGQGIEFDYCCVHASFALKELGYETIMVNSNPETVSTDYDTSDKLYFEPLTLEDVLNICDQEKPDGVIVQFGGQTPLNLAAELERHGVPIIGTSPKSIELAEDRKYFSALLDKLGLKQADAGTATSPEEALDVANRIGYPVLVRPSFVLGGRAMMIVYDDEELTRYMREAVDASPERPILVDRFLENAVEIDVDVISDGQISVVGAIMQHVEPAGIHSGDSACMIPAAGISMRMHKEIMRAAKELARELEVKGLMNIQFAVKEEQLYIIEVNPRASRTVPFASKTIGKPLAKLAAKVMAGKTLAELGFTKEIIPDYYSIKEAVFPWNRFPGIDVVLGPEMHSTGEVMGIDPDPDIAFAKSQISAFNPLPEKGMVFISVSDRDKESVVPLARTLVKLGFELCATRGTMIHLLQHDIECERAYKVNEGKRPNIVDKIKNGEIAFIINTPGNHDARKDDVLIRASAVSTKTSYCTNMASAKACVGAMDGIRNKSADVQTLQEYHGLA
- a CDS encoding helix-turn-helix transcriptional regulator, giving the protein MTKENKSVHPSRGLRLKLARVARGMSQEELAAAVGVVRQTIGLIELDKYNPTLNLCLSICHVLGKTLDELFWDEE